The following proteins come from a genomic window of Dreissena polymorpha isolate Duluth1 chromosome 1, UMN_Dpol_1.0, whole genome shotgun sequence:
- the LOC127859558 gene encoding uncharacterized protein LOC127859558 → MEMDSKGLADLKEIQTTTKFIVNRLNKLTECREGCKCGSELQELMNEFRDTEVRISKLKTDVNALRNEESDEQKLKQIEDKIGELARSLQALQSGTSQPGIPVPRYSIEPAGDLSSVLAGLIPAVQNHVSSSESTLGTIGRVDGSPNHLPCETIVRIGIQTGDHRSTLKTPSSSANVPRQQSATAASEPINRPETRVIQQTHRDLVYDDFWKALSQKELKKASELTRDEESIRTVLCLDISESMASGNAWSQAKTFVNDFLNGLDMMTAQYGHFGLTREYVGVVTFGHETQLQQLPTSNYTLIRDKIDNLRLGGPSPLYGGLWLSVAGARSCRALAATGSGIIMSPRIIVITDGKPTETWLRAGPDLPTKTEETLMSLMRGLEEIEDKGTPVFFVGVGDFDEDLLKLVTASERRKKLFCHQDGRRLAKRNYLCTKASVFEDSSFSFMRSSSGLSMEDEEDIRDIQEVSMAHFRSKQEIETKVYAESKSDAYPVIGSRVRRGPDWIWDNQDHHGSGTVVGHSEDDFKVWVTWDFDNMTTVYRYGLGSYDVIVTDEPRALNPGHKMAVGCLVKPGRDARMLDAKWIDISFSTLGVVIRKNSPKAHVRWQNGKRGDYSYGKEGRYEIELCTTSQQQIGDFSSNTFAAGSTFRANNIKGDRNKNKNANV, encoded by the exons ATGGAAATGGACTCTAAG GGACTGGCTGATTTGAAAGAGATTCAAACAACAACGAAGTTCATTGTGAATCGACTTAACAAATTAACAGAATGCAGAGAGGGCTGCAAGTG TGGCTCAGAACTCCAAGAACTCATGAATG AATTTCGGGATACTGAAGTACGCATAAGTAAACTCAAAACAGATGTAAACGCTCTTCGAAATGAGGAAAGTGACGAGCAAAAATTGAAGCAAATCGAAGACAAAATAGGCGAACTGGCACGATCATTACAAGCTCTACAGTCCGGTACCTCACAGCCGGGCATTCCGGTTCCTCGATATTCAATCGAGCCGGCAGGTGACCTGTCCTCTGTGCTGGCAGGTTTGATCCCAGCGGTGCAAAATCATGTTTCCTCGTCGGAAAGTACTCTTGGGACTATTGGGCGCGTGGACGGGTCACCAAATCATCTACCGTGCGAAACTATTGTCCGTATTGGAATTCAAACGGGTGACCATCGGTCCACATTAAAAACTCCTAG CTCCTCGGCAAATGTGCCCAGACAACAGTCCGCAACGGCGGCATCGGAACCCATTAATCGACCAG AGACACGTGTAATCCAACAAACACATCGGGATCTTGTATATGATGACTTCTGGAAGGCGTTATCGCAAAAGGAGTTGAAGAAAG CGAGTGAATTGACACGCGATGAAGAAAGTATACGCACGGTTCTGTGTCTCGACATATCAGAGAGCATGGCTTCTGGAAACGCCTGGTCGCAGGCCAAAACATTTGTCAACGATTTTCTAAATG GCTTAGACATGATGACCGCTCAATACGGACATTTCGGACTTACAAGGGAGTATGTGGGCGTGGTTACATTTGGTCACGAAACGCAATTGCAACAACTTCCAACGTCAAACTACACGTTGATTCGAGACAAAATag ATAATCTTCGATTGGGCGGACCAAGTCCATTATATGGAGGCCTTTGGTTGAGTGTAGCAGGAGCCAGGTCATGCAGAG CCCTTGCTGCAACTGGTAGCGGAATCATTATGAGTCCCAGGATTATTGTAATAACTGACGGAAAACCTACTGAAACCTGGTTGAGAGCTGGCCCCGACCTCCCAACGAAAACAGAGGAA ACATTGATGTCTTTGATGAGAGGTTTAGAAGAAATCGAAGACAAGGGCACGCCAGTATTTTTCGTCGGTGTCGGCGATTTTGACGAg GACTTGTTAAAACTCGTCACGGCTTCAGAACGACGGAAGAAGCTTTTTTGCCACCAAGATGGACGGAGATTGGCTAAGAGAAATTACCTTTGT ACAAAAGCATCTGTTTTTGAGGATTCCTCATTCAGCTTTATGCGAAGTTCTTCTGGGCTTTCAATGGAGGATGAG GAGGATATTCGAGACATCCAAGAAGTCTCCATGGCACATTTTCGAAGTAAACAGGAAATAGAGACGAAGGTTTACGCTGAAAGCAAAAGCGACGCGTATCCGGTCATTGGTTCCCGCGTGCGCCGTGGTCCCGACTGGATTTGGGATAATCAAGACCATCATGGCTCTGGAACCGTCGTCGGTCACTCAGAAGATG ATTTTAAAGTGTGGGTCACATGGGATTTCGATAACATGACCACCGTTTATCGGTATGGTCTAGGCTCCTATGACGTCATAGTGACAGACGAGCCACGTGCGTTAAATCCAGGGCATAAAATGGCGGTCGGCTGTCTTGTAAAACCAG GTCGAGATGCAAGAATGCTAGATGCAAAATGGATCGACATTTCCTTTTCTACCCTAGGCGTGGTTATACGTAAGAACTCGCCGAAGGCACAT GTGCGTTGGCAGAATGGCAAACGTGGAGATTACAGCTATGGTAAAGAAGGTCGATATGAAATAGAATTATG TACAACATCCCAGCAACAGATCGGCGACTTCAGCAGCAATACATTTGCAGCCGGCTCAACGTTTCGTGCAAACAATATAAAGGGAgacagaaataaaaacaaaaacgccAATGTGTGA
- the LOC127859533 gene encoding uncharacterized protein LOC127859533, whose protein sequence is MGNTKSSVKKESIPKYIRERKFDYNDNVLIDIGMHMPVYTPLKEMDQPSVEEDNADVWVPRDDIYMKPDSPTGQCTIVTKETVLDGSGWDTVLYETADSEYDIIGDVSYGSLEEVMALERFHMKLTVFRKVIVATIDIYKILPHLSFVEYPSEFRQIAKRNHRAAKELLMEQLLEIKCFNHGNVFIMGLQRCGYQHLAMILDVKDEFDSRYAKKYIAIMADTIKPLIVPSNVTFYLRSTGVISEEEVQLINNAEMMQGIEKAVDTLLDKMQQRHVYWYSHFVEALRHADMSEAVELLDIPELHTECAGFHQSGGQITFNASLNYLPAAPAPPTTRYGIYRSHLEQNKTHVNDEEETNTDFVMASDTHIQGEYYDDTALPPREIISQITDETLTKIVYVPKGHTLPLGFEAQDTANYTNESADSVFVYVHGRDTPIAELDDNSSIGFVKIDGMRNNSLFVAEAQVSPGKRCNKPQLPLPAEVLIEPPSLPPKIPLKGKQPYPLPRASFRKYSPVPPNSDSYRQANHTLTEKKQGLIDDVHYEDEEIPDKGTTSDNTVENIHKVNILDFSNEAVEMATTKQIQKHHTSLDALDITSIHTMDKEMLVKRIELLKYEQTDDIGKTELLNTMAVEITNLSSCKVEKIEALKNVQRADQILKIQQAKLARIVTHNDNSAINDEYPCEGVYSARQLERDTERHEAANIMSTLLIAVILRNIQTNGIPTRSLRPLQRNSFMNRSFRRLPKTRRSSFKDSAFYSCSNIYTIYEAPGLD, encoded by the exons AATGTGCTTATTGACATTGGCATGCACATGCCAGTGTACACGCCACTGAAAGAGATGGACCAACCTTCTGTTGAGGAAGACAATGCCGATGTGTGGGTTCCAAGAGATGATATCTATATGAAACCCGATAGTCCTACAGGGCAATGTACAATTGTTACAAAGGAAACAGTGTTGGATGGTTCCGGATGGGACACAGTTTTATATGAAACTGCAGATAGTGAATACGACATAATTGGAG ATGTATCATATGGTTCGTTGGAAGAAGTGATGGCATTAGAACGGTTTCACATGAAACTTACAGTTTTCAGAAAAGTAATTGTTGCGAccattgatatttacaaaatactACCCCATTTGTCATTTGTGG AATATCCGTCTGAGTTCAGACAAATTGCAAAGCGGAACCATAGAGCTGCTAAAGAGTTGTTAATGGAACAACTTCTAGAGATAAAATGTTTCAATCATGGAAACGTGTTCATAATGGGGCTTCAAAGATGtg GATATCAACACTTGGCTATGATTTTGGATGTTAAAGATGAGTTTGACAGCCGTTATGCAAAAAAGTACATTGCAATCATGGCTGATACAATAAAGCCACTGATTGTACCATCAAACGTGACATTTTATTTGAGGAGCACTGGAGTAATAAGTGAGGAAGAGGTACAGCTGATTAACAATGCCGAAATGATGCAAGGAATTGAAAAGGCTGTGGATACACTGCTGGATAAAATGCAACAGAGACATGTGTACTGGTATAGTCATTTTGTAGAAGCGCTGAGGCATGCAGATATGTCAGAAGCCGTGGAACTCCTAGACATTCCTGAGCTCCACACGG AATGCGCTGGATTTCACCAATCTGGAGGTCAAATTACTTTCAATGCATCGCTTAATTATTTGCCTGCTGCACCAGCACCACCGACAACACGATACGGAATTTACCGATCCCATTTAgaacagaacaagacacatgttAACGACGAAGAGGAAACAAACACTGATTTTGTTATGGCGTCAGACACGCATATTCAGGGAGAATATTACGACGATACTGCATTACCGCCAC GGGAAATTATCTCACAAATAACCGATGAAACGTTGACCAAGATTGTATACGTACCGAAAGGACACACACTACCACTTGGATTCGAAGCTCAAGACACGGCAAATTACACAAACGAAAGCGCTGAcagtgtttttgtttatgttcatGGGCGCGACACACCAATAGCAGAATTGGATGATAACTCATCAATTGGCTTTGTTAAAATAGACGGGATGAGAAACAATTCACTTTTTGTGGCTGAGGCTCAAGTTTCACCCg GCAAGAGATGTAATAAACCGCAGTTGCCCCTTCCAGCAGAGGTGTTAATAGAGCCTCCTTCACTTCCTCCCAAGATCCCGCTGAAAG GAAAGCAGCCGTACCCACTTCCGCGCGCATCGTTCAGAAAATATTCTCCTGTTCCTCCAa ATAGCGACAGTTATAGACAGGCAAACCATACACTAACGGAAAAGAAACAAGGCCTAATAGATGACGTTCATTACGAAGACGAGGAAATCCCTGATAAAGGAACAACGTCTGACAACACTGTCGAGAATATCCATAAGGTTAACATTCTTGATTTTTCAAATGAGGCGGTTGAAATGGCGACGACAAAGCAGATTCAGAAACACCATACAAGCCTGGATGCGTTAGACATAACGTCCATTCATACAATGGACAAAGAGATGCTTGTAAAACGTATTGAACTGTTAAAATACGAGCAAACTGATGATATTGGGAAAACGGAATTGTTAAATACAATGGCAGTGGAGATTACCAATTTAAGCTCTTGCAAGGTTGAGAAAATAGAAGCCTTAAAAAATGTCCAAAGAGCAgatcaaatattgaaaatacaaCAAGCCAAACTCGCAA GAATAGTTACACATAATGACAATTCTGCCATCAATGATGAGTATCCATGCGAAGGCGTGTATTCTGCCAGACAGCTTGAAAGAGACACAGAGAGACACGAAGCTGCAAACATCATGAGCACTCTTCTCATAGCTGTCATTCTGCGAAATATCCAAACCAACGGAATACCGACGCGGTCTCTTAGACCATTACAGAGAAACAGTTTTATGAACAGATCATTTCGTCGACTTCCAAAGACAAGACGATCATCCTTCAAAGACTCTGCCTTTTACAGCTGCTCAAATATTTACACTATTTACGAGGCGCCTGGACTGGATTAA